In a genomic window of Streptococcus mitis NCTC 12261:
- a CDS encoding glycoside hydrolase family 25 protein — translation MRKKINPLILFGFFGIMIFILILNRPRFEDHPVKTKSNIAQVESQALHNIDKPVIDVSGWQRPEEINYDTLSQNISGAIVRVHSGAQTSKENDASYVNGVDKAFKTHITEFQKRNVPVGVYAYVAGKNVQEMEKAAEVFYNASSPYSPSYYWLDVEEKTMSNMNEGVEAFRAKLESLGAKNIGIYVGVYFMEEHSIDTDKFTSVWIPSYGSDSGFYETTPKTDLDYDIHQYTSKGKIAGFDHDLDINVISSLKNKEETFRKLFLKP, via the coding sequence ATGAGAAAGAAAATTAATCCGCTTATTTTATTTGGTTTTTTTGGGATTATGATTTTCATTTTAATCCTGAATCGCCCTCGTTTTGAGGACCATCCTGTAAAAACAAAGTCAAATATCGCGCAAGTAGAATCACAAGCGCTACATAATATAGATAAACCGGTAATTGATGTTTCTGGTTGGCAACGTCCTGAGGAAATTAATTACGATACTCTGTCGCAAAACATTTCTGGAGCTATTGTTCGTGTCCATAGTGGTGCTCAAACGTCCAAAGAGAACGATGCTTCCTATGTTAATGGTGTTGATAAGGCCTTTAAAACCCATATCACAGAGTTTCAAAAACGAAATGTCCCAGTTGGTGTCTATGCCTATGTAGCTGGAAAAAATGTCCAGGAAATGGAAAAAGCTGCTGAGGTATTCTATAACGCCTCTTCGCCTTACAGTCCAAGTTACTATTGGCTAGACGTGGAAGAAAAAACCATGTCCAATATGAACGAGGGTGTTGAAGCCTTTCGAGCAAAGCTAGAATCACTGGGTGCTAAAAACATCGGAATCTACGTTGGGGTCTATTTTATGGAAGAACATAGTATTGATACAGACAAATTTACGTCTGTGTGGATTCCTTCCTATGGTTCTGACTCAGGTTTTTACGAGACAACCCCAAAAACTGATTTAGATTACGACATCCACCAGTACACTTCTAAAGGAAAAATTGCTGGTTTTGACCATGATTTGGATATCAACGTCATCTCTTCCTTAAAAAACAAAGAAGAAACCTTTAGAAAACTCTTTTTAAAACCATAA
- the rocS gene encoding chromosome segregation protein RocS: MSIEMTVSEIAEVLGLSRQAINNRVKELPEEDTDKNDKGVTVVTRSGLIKLEEIYKKTIFEDEPVSEDVKQRELMEILVDEKNAEILRLYEQLKAKDRQLSEKDEQMRIKDRQIAEKDKQLDQQQQLTLQAMKDQENLKLELDQAKEEVQSTKKGFFARLFGG; this comes from the coding sequence ATGAGTATTGAAATGACCGTCAGTGAGATTGCAGAGGTCTTAGGATTATCTCGCCAAGCAATCAATAACCGTGTCAAAGAATTACCAGAAGAAGACACAGATAAAAATGATAAAGGGGTAACAGTCGTTACCAGAAGTGGCTTGATTAAGCTAGAAGAAATCTATAAAAAAACGATTTTTGAAGATGAGCCTGTCAGTGAAGATGTCAAGCAACGTGAACTGATGGAGATTCTGGTTGATGAGAAGAATGCAGAAATTCTTCGTCTTTATGAACAATTAAAAGCCAAGGATCGTCAGTTATCAGAAAAAGACGAGCAGATGCGCATCAAAGACCGTCAGATTGCTGAGAAAGACAAACAACTCGATCAGCAGCAACAATTGACCCTTCAAGCCATGAAGGATCAAGAAAATCTTAAGCTAGAGCTGGACCAAGCAAAAGAAGAAGTCCAATCAACTAAGAAAGGCTTTTTTGCTCGTTTATTTGGAGGATAA
- a CDS encoding 5'-methylthioadenosine/adenosylhomocysteine nucleosidase — protein sequence MKIGIIAAMPEELAYLVQHLDNAQEQVVLGNTYHTGTIASHEVVLVESGIGKVMSAMSVAILADHFQVDALINTGSAGAVAEGIAVGDVVIADKLVYHDVNVTAFGYAYGQMAQQPLYFESDKTFIAKIQESLSQLDQNWHLGLIATGDSFVAGNDKIEAIKSHFPDVLAVEMEGAAIAQAAHALNLPVLVIRAMSDNANHEANISFDEFIIEAGRRSAQVLLAFLKALD from the coding sequence ATGAAAATAGGAATTATTGCGGCTATGCCAGAAGAACTGGCGTATCTGGTCCAGCATTTAGACAATGCCCAAGAGCAAGTTGTTTTAGGGAATACCTATCACACAGGAACCATTGCCTCTCATGAAGTCGTTCTTGTAGAAAGTGGAATTGGTAAGGTCATGTCTGCTATGAGTGTGGCGATTTTGGCTGATCATTTTCAAGTGGATGCTCTTATTAATACGGGATCAGCTGGTGCAGTAGCAGAGGGTATTGCTGTTGGGGATGTTGTGATTGCTGATAAATTAGTCTATCATGATGTGAATGTCACAGCTTTTGGCTATGCTTATGGACAAATGGCACAACAACCGCTTTATTTCGAATCAGATAAAACTTTTATTGCTAAAATTCAAGAGAGTTTATCTCAATTGGACCAGAACTGGCATCTTGGTTTGATTGCTACAGGAGATAGTTTTGTTGCAGGAAATGACAAGATAGAAGCGATTAAGTCTCATTTCCCAGATGTTTTAGCCGTGGAGATGGAGGGGGCAGCTATTGCTCAGGCAGCGCATGCTCTTAATCTTCCAGTTTTAGTCATCCGAGCTATGAGTGATAATGCCAACCATGAAGCAAACATCTCTTTTGATGAGTTTATTATCGAAGCTGGACGTCGCTCTGCCCAAGTCTTGTTAGCCTTTTTGAAGGCTTTAGATTAA
- a CDS encoding amino acid ABC transporter substrate-binding protein, giving the protein MTNKKIALVLVSLLTLFLTACTQKASDPKKDNWDKYQEQGTITIGFDNTFVPMGFEEKNGQYTGFDIDLAQAVSEKLGVKVQFQPIDWDMKETELQNGTIDAIWNGYAATDERREKVAFSIPYMENQQVLVAKKSQQIRSVEDMKDKTLGAQAGSSGYLDFEAQPDLLKNRVKDQKANQYQSFNEALIDLKNDRIDALLIDRVYANYYLQSEGILSDYNVFSAGFESESFAVGVRPADKRLLQALNQAFVQLYKEGKFQEISQKWFGEDVATKEVKSRD; this is encoded by the coding sequence ATGACTAATAAGAAAATTGCTTTAGTATTGGTTTCGCTCCTGACCCTCTTTTTAACGGCTTGTACTCAGAAAGCTAGTGATCCAAAGAAGGATAACTGGGATAAGTATCAAGAGCAGGGGACCATTACTATTGGTTTTGACAATACCTTTGTACCCATGGGTTTTGAAGAAAAGAATGGCCAATATACAGGCTTTGATATTGATTTAGCACAAGCAGTTTCTGAAAAATTAGGTGTCAAGGTGCAATTTCAGCCAATTGACTGGGATATGAAGGAGACGGAACTGCAAAATGGAACCATAGATGCCATTTGGAATGGCTATGCTGCCACTGATGAACGCCGAGAGAAGGTTGCCTTTAGCATTCCTTATATGGAAAATCAGCAAGTTCTGGTTGCAAAGAAAAGCCAGCAGATTCGTTCAGTAGAGGATATGAAGGATAAAACCTTGGGAGCCCAAGCCGGTTCCTCTGGTTATTTAGACTTTGAAGCCCAGCCAGATTTATTGAAAAATCGTGTCAAAGATCAGAAGGCTAATCAGTACCAGAGTTTTAATGAGGCCTTGATTGATTTGAAAAATGACCGGATTGATGCCTTGTTGATTGACCGAGTGTATGCTAATTACTATCTCCAGTCTGAAGGTATATTAAGTGACTACAATGTCTTTTCAGCAGGATTTGAAAGTGAATCCTTTGCAGTCGGAGTTAGACCAGCAGACAAGAGATTACTACAAGCTTTAAACCAAGCCTTTGTTCAACTGTACAAAGAAGGGAAGTTCCAAGAAATTAGCCAAAAATGGTTTGGAGAAGATGTAGCAACCAAAGAAGTGAAAAGTAGAGATTGA
- the glmU gene encoding bifunctional UDP-N-acetylglucosamine diphosphorylase/glucosamine-1-phosphate N-acetyltransferase GlmU: MSNYAIILAAGKGTRMKSDLPKVLHKVAGISMLEHVFRSVGAIQPEKTVTVVGHKAELVEQVLAGQTEFVTQSEQLGTGHAVMMTEPILEGLSGHTLVIAGDTPLITGESLKNLIDFHINHKNVATILTAETDNPFGYGRIVRNDNAEVLRIVEQKDATDFEKQIKEINTGTYVFDNERLFEALKNINTNNAQGEYYITDVIGIFREAGEKVGAYTLKDFDESLGVNDRVALATAEAVMRRRINRQHMVNGVSFVNPEATYIDIDVEIAPEVQIEANVTLKGQTKIGAETVLTNGTYVVDSTIGAGAVITNSMIEESSVADGVTVGPYAHIRPGSSLGAQVHIGNFVEVKGSSIGENTKAGHLTYIGNCEVGSKVNFGAGTITVNYDGKNKYKTVIGNNVFVGSNSTIIAPVELGDNSLVGAGSTITKDVPADAIAIGRGRQVNKDEYATRLPHHPKNQ; the protein is encoded by the coding sequence ATGTCAAATTATGCCATTATTTTAGCAGCGGGTAAAGGAACTCGCATGAAATCTGATTTGCCAAAAGTGTTGCACAAGGTTGCAGGTATTTCCATGTTGGAACATGTTTTCCGAAGTGTGGGAGCTATCCAACCTGAAAAGACAGTAACAGTTGTTGGACACAAGGCAGAATTGGTTGAGCAGGTCTTGGCTGGACAGACAGAATTTGTGACTCAATCTGAACAGCTGGGAACTGGTCATGCGGTTATGATGACAGAGCCTATCTTAGAAGGTTTGTCAGGTCACACCTTGGTCATTGCAGGAGATACTCCTTTAATCACTGGTGAAAGCTTGAAAAACTTGATTGATTTCCACATCAATCATAAAAATGTGGCGACTATCTTGACTGCTGAAACAGATAATCCTTTTGGCTATGGACGAATTGTACGTAATGACAATGCTGAGGTTCTTCGCATTGTGGAGCAGAAGGATGCTACAGATTTTGAAAAACAAATCAAGGAAATCAACACAGGAACTTACGTTTTTGACAACGAGCGTTTGTTTGAGGCTTTGAAAAATATCAATACCAACAATGCTCAAGGTGAATACTATATTACAGATGTCATTGGCATTTTCCGTGAAGCTGGTGAAAAAGTTGGTGCTTATACTTTGAAAGATTTTGATGAAAGTCTTGGAGTAAATGACCGTGTGGCTCTTGCGACAGCTGAAGCAGTGATGCGTCGTCGCATCAATCGTCAACACATGGTCAATGGCGTTAGCTTTGTCAATCCAGAAGCAACTTATATTGATATCGATGTTGAAATTGCTCCTGAAGTTCAAATCGAAGCCAATGTTACCTTAAAAGGGCAAACGAAAATTGGTGCTGAGACTGTTTTGACAAATGGAACTTATGTGGTGGATAGCACTATCGGAGCAGGAGCTGTCATTACCAACTCTATGATTGAGGAAAGCAGTGTTGCTGACGGCGTAACAGTCGGCCCTTATGCCCACATTCGTCCAGGTTCAAGTCTGGGTGCCCAAGTTCATATTGGAAACTTTGTTGAGGTGAAAGGTTCTTCTATCGGCGAGAATACTAAGGCTGGTCATTTGACTTATATCGGAAACTGTGAAGTGGGTAGCAAGGTTAATTTTGGTGCAGGAACTATTACAGTCAACTATGACGGCAAAAACAAATACAAAACAGTCATTGGTAACAATGTCTTTGTTGGTTCAAATTCAACCATTATTGCGCCAGTAGAACTTGGTGACAATTCCCTCGTTGGTGCGGGTTCAACTATTACCAAAGACGTTCCAGCGGATGCTATTGCTATTGGTCGTGGACGTCAGGTCAATAAAGACGAATATGCAACTCGCCTTCCTCATCATCCTAAGAATCAGTAG
- a CDS encoding NUDIX hydrolase produces the protein MEFEEKTLSRKEIYQGPIFKLVQDQVELPEGKGTAQRDLIFHNGAVCVLAVTDEQKLILVKQYRKAIEAVSYEIPAGKLEVGENTDPVAAALRELEEETAYTGKLELLYDFYSAIGFCNEKLKLYLASDLTKVKNPRPQDEDETLEVLEVSLEEAKELIQSGHICDAKTIMAVQYWELHKK, from the coding sequence ATGGAATTTGAAGAAAAAACGCTTAGTCGAAAAGAAATCTATCAAGGACCAATTTTTAAACTGGTTCAAGACCAGGTTGAATTACCAGAAGGTAAGGGAACTGCCCAACGTGATTTGATTTTCCACAATGGAGCTGTCTGCGTTTTAGCCGTAACCGATGAGCAAAAACTCATCTTGGTCAAGCAGTACCGTAAAGCTATCGAGGCAGTCTCTTACGAAATTCCAGCCGGAAAGTTGGAAGTAGGAGAAAATACAGACCCTGTTGCAGCAGCCCTTCGTGAATTAGAGGAAGAAACAGCCTATACAGGGAAATTAGAACTTTTGTATGACTTTTATTCAGCCATTGGCTTTTGTAATGAAAAGTTAAAACTATACCTAGCGAGCGACTTGACAAAGGTGAAAAATCCGCGTCCGCAGGATGAAGACGAAACCTTGGAAGTTCTTGAAGTGAGCTTAGAAGAAGCCAAGGAATTGATCCAATCAGGTCATATTTGTGATGCCAAGACAATTATGGCTGTTCAGTATTGGGAATTGCACAAAAAATAG
- the macP gene encoding cell wall synthase accessory phosphoprotein MacP, translating to MGKPLLTDEMIERANRGEKISGPPLLDDEETKILPTSSSRFGYANPKDHGFSQETLKIQVEPSIHKSRRIENTKRNVFNSKLNKILFAVIFLLILLVLAMKLL from the coding sequence ATGGGTAAACCTTTATTAACGGATGAAATGATTGAAAGAGCTAATAGAGGCGAAAAAATTTCAGGTCCCCCTTTGCTAGATGATGAGGAGACAAAAATTTTACCAACTTCTTCTTCCCGTTTTGGTTATGCCAATCCTAAGGATCATGGTTTTAGCCAGGAAACCTTGAAGATTCAGGTCGAACCGTCTATTCATAAAAGCCGTCGCATTGAAAATACCAAGAGAAATGTCTTCAATTCTAAACTGAATAAAATCTTATTTGCAGTCATCTTTCTCTTAATTTTGCTTGTCTTAGCAATGAAACTTTTGTAA
- a CDS encoding aminoacyl-tRNA deacylase has product MAKKVKIKKTLVEQILSKAGIPHQGIQINALEGELPQGYERDQIFKTLALLGDKTGPIIGIVPITQHLSEKKLAKISGNKKVSMIPQKDLEKTTGYIHGANNPVGIRQKHNYPIFIDKIALDLDQMIVSAGEVGHSIIVAPQDLASFVKADFADILEGSQE; this is encoded by the coding sequence ATGGCAAAAAAAGTTAAAATCAAAAAAACATTGGTGGAACAAATCCTGTCTAAGGCAGGTATCCCACATCAGGGTATTCAAATCAATGCCCTGGAAGGAGAGCTTCCTCAAGGTTATGAACGAGATCAGATTTTCAAAACCTTGGCTCTTTTGGGAGATAAAACAGGACCAATTATCGGAATTGTCCCTATCACTCAACACTTGTCGGAAAAGAAACTAGCCAAAATTTCTGGCAATAAAAAAGTGAGCATGATTCCACAAAAGGACTTGGAAAAAACAACAGGTTATATTCATGGAGCCAATAATCCCGTCGGAATTCGTCAGAAACACAATTATCCCATTTTTATCGATAAGATCGCTCTAGACTTGGATCAAATGATTGTCTCTGCAGGCGAAGTTGGTCACAGCATTATCGTCGCTCCGCAAGACTTGGCTAGCTTTGTAAAAGCTGACTTTGCAGATATCTTGGAGGGTAGCCAAGAATGA
- the lysS gene encoding lysine--tRNA ligase — translation MSTEHMEELNDQQIVRREKMAALREQGIDPFGKRFERTANSQELKDKYADLDKEELHDKNETATIAGRLVTKRGKGKVGFAHLQDREGQIQIYVRKDAVGEENYEIFKKADLGDFLGVEGEVMRTDMGELSIKATHITHLSKALRPLPEKFHGLTDVETIYRKRYLDLISNRESFERFVTRSKIISEIRRYLDQKGFLEVETPVLHNEAGGAAARPFITHHNAQNIDMVLRIATELHLKRLIVGGMERVYEIGRIFRNEGMDATHNPEFTSIEVYQAYADFQDIMDLTEGIIQHAAKAVKGDGPVNYQGTEIKINEPFKRVHMVDAIKEITGVDFWPDMTLEEAKAIAAEKKVPVEKHYTEVGHIINAFFEEFVEETLIQPTFVYGHPVAVSPLAKKNPEDERFTDRFELFIMTKEYGNAFTELNDPIDQLSRFEAQAKAKELGDDEATGIDYDYIEALEYGMPPTGGLGIGIDRLCMLLTDTTTIRDVLLFPTMK, via the coding sequence ATGTCAACAGAACATATGGAAGAACTAAATGACCAGCAGATCGTTCGCCGTGAAAAAATGGCTGCGCTCCGTGAACAAGGAATTGATCCTTTCGGAAAACGTTTTGAACGCACTGCAAATTCACAAGAATTAAAAGATAAATATGCTGACCTCGATAAGGAAGAATTACATGATAAAAACGAAACAGCTACTATCGCAGGACGCTTAGTAACTAAACGTGGTAAAGGTAAAGTAGGATTTGCCCACCTTCAAGACCGTGAAGGCCAGATTCAAATCTACGTTCGTAAGGATGCTGTCGGTGAAGAAAACTACGAGATCTTCAAAAAAGCAGACCTTGGTGACTTCCTTGGTGTCGAGGGTGAAGTGATGCGTACAGATATGGGAGAACTCTCTATCAAGGCAACTCACATCACACACTTGTCTAAGGCTCTTCGTCCTCTTCCAGAGAAATTCCATGGTTTGACAGACGTTGAAACGATTTACCGTAAACGTTACCTTGACTTGATTTCTAACCGTGAAAGCTTTGAGCGTTTTGTCACTCGTTCAAAAATCATCTCTGAAATCCGTCGTTACCTTGACCAAAAAGGATTCCTTGAAGTGGAAACACCTGTTCTTCACAACGAAGCTGGTGGAGCTGCTGCCCGTCCATTTATCACTCACCACAATGCCCAAAACATTGATATGGTGCTTCGTATCGCAACTGAGCTTCACTTGAAACGCCTTATCGTCGGTGGTATGGAACGTGTCTATGAAATTGGCCGTATCTTCCGTAATGAAGGAATGGATGCTACACATAACCCTGAGTTCACTTCTATCGAAGTTTACCAAGCTTATGCAGACTTCCAAGACATCATGGACTTGACTGAAGGCATTATCCAACATGCTGCTAAAGCTGTTAAGGGTGATGGTCCGGTTAACTACCAAGGTACTGAAATCAAGATTAACGAACCATTTAAACGTGTTCACATGGTGGATGCTATCAAAGAAATTACTGGTGTCGATTTCTGGCCAGACATGACTTTGGAAGAAGCTAAAGCTATCGCTGCTGAGAAGAAAGTTCCTGTTGAAAAACACTACACTGAAGTTGGCCACATTATCAATGCCTTCTTTGAAGAGTTTGTTGAAGAAACCTTGATCCAGCCAACCTTTGTCTATGGACATCCAGTAGCTGTATCTCCGCTCGCTAAGAAAAATCCTGAAGACGAACGCTTTACTGACCGTTTCGAGCTCTTCATCATGACTAAGGAGTACGGTAATGCCTTTACTGAGTTGAACGACCCAATCGACCAACTTAGCCGTTTTGAAGCCCAAGCTAAAGCTAAAGAACTTGGTGACGATGAAGCAACCGGCATCGACTATGACTACATCGAAGCTCTTGAATACGGTATGCCACCAACAGGTGGTTTGGGAATCGGTATCGACCGTCTCTGCATGCTCCTTACTGATACAACAACTATCCGTGACGTATTGCTCTTCCCAACAATGAAATAA
- a CDS encoding DUF368 domain-containing protein → MLSWLARLIKGIVIALGFILPGISGGVLAAILGIYERMIGFLAHPFKDFKENVLYFIPVAIGMLLGIGLFSYPIEYLLENYQVFVLWSFAGAIIGTVPSLLKESTRESDRDKIDLAWFWTTFIISGLGLYALNFVVGTLSASFLNFVLAGALLALGVLVPGLSPSNLLLILGLYAPMLTGFKTFDLLGTFFPIGIGAGATLIIFSKLMDYALNNYHSRVYHFIIGIVLSSTLLILIPNAGNTESIQYTGISLVGYVIIAFFFALGIWLGIWMSQLEDKYK, encoded by the coding sequence ATGCTCTCATGGTTAGCACGCCTTATTAAAGGGATTGTGATTGCTCTTGGATTTATCCTACCAGGAATTTCCGGAGGGGTTCTAGCAGCAATCTTAGGAATTTATGAACGGATGATTGGATTTCTGGCCCATCCCTTTAAGGACTTTAAAGAAAATGTTTTGTACTTTATTCCAGTTGCCATCGGTATGCTTCTGGGAATCGGCTTATTTTCCTACCCGATTGAATACCTGCTTGAAAATTATCAGGTCTTTGTCTTATGGAGCTTTGCGGGCGCCATCATTGGTACAGTTCCTAGCCTCCTCAAGGAATCAACTCGAGAATCTGACCGAGACAAGATTGATTTAGCTTGGTTCTGGACAACCTTTATCATCTCTGGATTAGGACTCTATGCCTTAAATTTTGTCGTTGGAACCTTAAGTGCCAGCTTTCTTAATTTCGTCCTAGCTGGTGCACTACTGGCTCTTGGCGTATTAGTTCCTGGCCTCAGCCCATCAAACCTACTTTTGATTTTGGGCCTCTATGCTCCTATGCTGACAGGTTTTAAAACCTTTGACCTCTTGGGAACCTTCTTCCCGATTGGAATCGGGGCAGGTGCAACTCTCATCATTTTTTCAAAATTGATGGATTATGCCTTAAACAACTACCACTCACGCGTCTATCATTTCATCATCGGCATCGTCCTATCAAGTACCCTTTTGATCTTAATTCCAAATGCAGGAAACACTGAAAGTATCCAATACACTGGTATTTCTCTTGTTGGGTATGTCATCATCGCCTTCTTCTTTGCGTTGGGAATTTGGCTTGGTATTTGGATGAGCCAATTGGAGGATAAGTATAAATAA
- a CDS encoding amino acid ABC transporter permease, producing MSYLFEILPSLLSGASMTLQVFALVLIFSIPLGVLIAFALQVHWKPLHHLINIYIWIMRGTPLLLQLIFIYYVLPSIGIRLDRLPAAIIAFVLNYAAYFAEIFRGGIDTIPNGQYEAAKVLKFSPFATVRYIILPQVTKIVLPSVFNEVMSLVKDTSLVYALGISDLILASRTAANRDASLVPMFLAGAIYLILIGIVTILAKKVEKKYSYYR from the coding sequence ATGTCTTATTTGTTTGAGATATTACCGAGTTTATTGAGCGGTGCAAGCATGACTTTGCAGGTTTTTGCACTGGTCTTGATTTTTTCTATTCCCTTGGGCGTTTTGATTGCCTTTGCCTTGCAAGTCCATTGGAAGCCCCTCCATCATCTGATTAATATTTATATCTGGATTATGCGAGGAACACCCTTGCTCTTGCAATTGATTTTTATTTATTATGTGCTTCCAAGTATTGGGATTCGTTTGGACCGTCTTCCTGCAGCTATCATTGCCTTTGTTCTGAATTATGCGGCTTACTTTGCTGAAATCTTTCGTGGAGGGATTGATACCATTCCTAACGGTCAATATGAGGCTGCTAAGGTCTTGAAGTTCAGTCCTTTTGCCACAGTTCGCTATATTATTTTGCCTCAGGTGACAAAGATTGTTCTTCCTAGCGTATTTAACGAAGTCATGAGTTTGGTCAAAGATACTTCTCTGGTCTATGCTCTAGGAATTTCAGACCTTATCTTGGCTAGTCGTACAGCTGCAAACCGTGATGCTAGCCTGGTTCCTATGTTCTTGGCAGGAGCCATTTACTTGATTTTGATTGGTATTGTGACCATTCTTGCCAAAAAAGTTGAGAAGAAGTACAGTTACTATAGATAG
- a CDS encoding histidine phosphatase family protein, with protein sequence MKLYFVRHGRTLWNQEGRFQGASGDSPLLPESIESLKQLGQYLKDIPFEQIYSSDLPRAVKSAEIIQSQLQTPCPLESVSNLCEWQLGKLEGLKIATLESIYPQQIKAFRSNLAQFDTQMFGAESLYSTTQRTIQFIKSLKDSPAECILIVGHGANLTASLRTLLGYKEPLLRKDGGLANASLTILETHDFETFTLDTWNDTSYQ encoded by the coding sequence ATGAAACTCTACTTTGTCCGCCACGGTCGTACCCTCTGGAACCAGGAAGGACGCTTTCAAGGTGCTAGTGGAGATTCTCCCCTTCTTCCTGAATCCATTGAATCCCTAAAACAACTAGGCCAGTATCTCAAGGATATTCCTTTCGAACAGATTTATTCAAGTGATTTACCTCGAGCGGTCAAATCTGCTGAAATTATCCAAAGTCAACTCCAGACCCCCTGTCCTTTAGAAAGTGTTTCTAATCTCTGTGAATGGCAGCTGGGGAAGTTGGAAGGTTTGAAAATTGCAACCTTGGAATCTATTTACCCTCAACAAATCAAAGCTTTTCGATCTAATCTTGCTCAATTTGACACTCAAATGTTTGGAGCCGAATCCCTCTATAGCACCACGCAACGGACCATCCAATTTATCAAATCATTAAAAGATAGTCCAGCTGAGTGTATTCTAATTGTCGGCCACGGTGCCAATCTTACTGCCAGTCTCCGTACTCTTTTAGGTTATAAAGAACCTCTTCTTCGTAAAGATGGCGGTCTAGCAAATGCCAGCCTGACAATTTTAGAAACTCATGATTTTGAAACATTTACACTCGATACTTGGAATGATACTTCCTATCAATAA
- a CDS encoding amino acid ABC transporter ATP-binding protein yields the protein MLELRNINKGFGEKQILSNFSLKIPEKQILAIVGPSGGGKTTLLRMLAGLETIDSGQIFYNGEPLELDELEKRNLLGFVFQDFQLFPHLSVLDNLTLSPVKTMGMKRDEAEKKARGLLEQLGLAGHADAYPFSLSGGQKQRVALARAMMIDPEIIGYDEPTSALDPELRLEVEKLILQNRELGMTQIVVTHDLQFAENIADQILKVEPK from the coding sequence ATGTTAGAATTACGAAATATCAATAAAGGCTTTGGTGAAAAGCAAATTTTGTCTAATTTCAGTCTAAAGATTCCTGAAAAGCAAATCCTAGCTATCGTTGGACCTTCTGGTGGAGGTAAGACAACCCTCTTACGTATGCTTGCAGGTCTTGAAACCATTGATTCAGGGCAAATCTTTTATAATGGAGAACCTTTAGAATTGGACGAACTTGAGAAGCGCAATCTACTAGGATTTGTATTCCAAGATTTTCAACTTTTCCCTCATTTATCCGTTCTAGATAATTTGACCTTATCTCCTGTGAAAACCATGGGAATGAAGCGGGATGAGGCAGAGAAGAAGGCGCGAGGTCTTTTGGAACAATTAGGACTGGCAGGACATGCAGATGCTTATCCATTCTCACTATCAGGTGGGCAAAAGCAGCGGGTAGCTTTGGCGCGTGCTATGATGATTGACCCAGAAATCATAGGTTACGATGAACCAACTTCTGCCCTAGATCCTGAATTACGCTTGGAAGTGGAAAAACTGATCTTGCAAAATAGGGAACTTGGCATGACCCAGATTGTGGTTACCCATGATTTGCAGTTTGCTGAAAATATCGCAGATCAGATTCTCAAGGTTGAACCCAAGTAG